Proteins from a genomic interval of Kitasatospora herbaricolor:
- a CDS encoding ABC transporter permease, producing the protein MLLAQTAFETRMLLRNGEQLLLTVIIPSVLLVLFSAVDIVAVDGPGKRVDFLAPGLLALAVMSTAFTGQAIATGFERRYGVLKRLGASPLPRWALLTAKTGCVLVTEALQVALLSAIALALGWSPHGLATPQGALAVAALLVLGTAAFSGLGLLMAGTLRAEATLAAANLVFVLLLLAGGVIVPLSKFPAGVRHVLELLPINALSDGLRSVLQQGAGVPWGDLGILGVWSVLGLAAAARFFRWE; encoded by the coding sequence ATGCTGCTCGCCCAGACCGCCTTCGAGACGAGGATGCTGCTGCGCAACGGCGAGCAGCTGCTGCTGACGGTGATCATCCCCAGCGTCCTGCTGGTGCTCTTCAGCGCCGTCGACATCGTCGCCGTCGACGGCCCCGGCAAGCGCGTGGACTTCCTCGCCCCCGGCCTGCTGGCCCTCGCCGTGATGTCCACCGCCTTCACCGGCCAGGCCATCGCCACCGGCTTCGAACGCCGCTACGGCGTCCTCAAGCGCCTCGGCGCCAGCCCGCTCCCCCGCTGGGCCCTGCTCACCGCGAAGACCGGCTGCGTGCTGGTCACCGAGGCCCTCCAGGTCGCCCTGCTCAGCGCCATCGCGCTGGCCCTCGGCTGGTCCCCGCACGGGCTCGCCACGCCGCAGGGGGCGCTCGCGGTCGCCGCCCTGCTCGTCCTCGGCACCGCCGCCTTCTCCGGCCTCGGCCTGCTGATGGCCGGCACCCTGCGCGCCGAAGCCACCCTGGCCGCCGCCAACCTGGTCTTCGTCCTGCTGCTGCTGGCCGGCGGCGTGATCGTCCCGCTCTCCAAGTTCCCCGCCGGCGTCCGGCACGTGCTGGAGCTCCTCCCGATCAACGCCCTCTCGGACGGCCTGCGGTCGGTACTCCAGCAGGGCGCCGGCGTGCCCTGGGGCGACCTGGGGATCCTGGGCGTGTGGTCCGTCCTGGGGCTGGCGGCGGCGGCGCGGTTCTTCCGCTGGGAGTAG
- a CDS encoding COX15/CtaA family protein, producing MRTPSSLLAERWQPSAVVVRRAALAALVMSIVIVVTGGAVRLSASGLGCTTWPRCTGESLTPTPEMGLHGVIEFTNRMLTYVLCAAVGWAILAARCAAPWRRGLTRLGWAQFWLVMSNAVIGGITVLTGLNPYTVAVHLISAMALVWVALLMWERSKEGDGPPRGLVARPIVQLSHVLVTVIGLLVAAGTLVTGAGHHPGTPKDNRMVPRIPLDYDRLAQVHADLAFVSVGLAVAVLFVFAAVKAPPAARARARELLVVLLAQGVLGFVQYFTDVPEVLVGVHMLGATLTWIAVLRVPLALRVRTQAPAAGPAPVPAPTAAATV from the coding sequence GTGCGTACCCCTTCCTCCCTCCTCGCCGAACGCTGGCAGCCCTCCGCCGTCGTGGTACGGCGGGCCGCGCTCGCCGCGCTGGTGATGAGCATCGTGATCGTGGTCACCGGCGGCGCCGTCCGGCTCAGCGCCTCCGGCCTCGGCTGCACCACCTGGCCGCGCTGCACGGGCGAGAGCCTGACCCCGACGCCCGAGATGGGCCTGCACGGGGTCATCGAGTTCACCAACCGGATGCTGACCTACGTGCTGTGCGCGGCGGTCGGCTGGGCCATCCTGGCGGCGCGCTGCGCCGCCCCCTGGCGCCGCGGCCTCACCCGGCTCGGCTGGGCCCAGTTCTGGCTGGTGATGAGCAACGCCGTGATCGGCGGCATCACCGTGCTGACCGGCCTCAACCCGTACACGGTGGCCGTGCACCTGATCTCCGCGATGGCGCTGGTCTGGGTCGCGCTGCTGATGTGGGAGCGCTCGAAGGAGGGGGACGGCCCGCCCCGGGGCCTGGTCGCCCGGCCGATCGTCCAGCTCTCCCACGTCCTGGTGACGGTGATCGGGCTGCTGGTCGCGGCCGGCACCCTGGTGACCGGCGCGGGCCACCACCCGGGGACGCCGAAGGACAACCGGATGGTGCCGCGGATCCCGCTCGACTACGACCGGCTCGCCCAGGTCCACGCCGACCTGGCGTTCGTCTCCGTCGGCCTGGCGGTCGCGGTGCTCTTCGTGTTCGCCGCCGTGAAGGCGCCGCCGGCCGCCCGGGCCCGCGCGCGCGAGCTGCTCGTGGTGCTGCTCGCGCAGGGCGTGCTGGGCTTCGTCCAGTACTTCACCGACGTGCCGGAGGTGCTGGTCGGGGTGCACATGCTGGGCGCCACGCTCACCTGGATCGCCGTGCTGCGCGTCCCGCTCGCCCTGCGGGTGCGGACGCAGGCGCCCGCCGCCGGCCCGGCGCCGGTGCCGGCCCCCACGGCCGCCGCCACCGTCTGA
- a CDS encoding choice-of-anchor A family protein produces MRISVPAALALGGSLALGALLAPASHATEAGRQCQSLGVANLYGEFVEGDDTHTPDAEGAVAIGGNADFTGGFTVGQELTAEQVAALPGGNALVVAGNLTGTNTQVMKGNGIYGGTLTGVADAHHGKVVKGASPIDFAAEFGKLRAASTALAAAPATAGAKAESSGARLTLTGTDAQLNTFTVPASTLQAAKEVYLNVPAGASTIVNVTGDGYDMAAAGTTGFFLWDAAKKGYVLDDKLQSAAGGAVRAKLLWNFPTATKVVKNSAAAWSGSVLAPNAAFDLGSGGPVNGSVIARSLTGKGGAETHHYPFTGCLPAEVPPVVVPTTPGVPTGSPSAPATPGTPGTPVGTSPAATPGTGGTPAPSPSATGSAPATPGAVPRASASPSATPSTGGGLALTGAGGALPIALGGLVVLAAGGGILVASRRRAAGRS; encoded by the coding sequence ATGCGCATATCCGTACCCGCCGCCCTCGCCCTCGGCGGCTCCCTGGCCCTGGGCGCCCTCCTCGCGCCGGCCTCCCACGCGACCGAGGCCGGCCGGCAGTGCCAGAGCCTCGGCGTCGCCAACCTCTACGGCGAGTTCGTCGAGGGCGACGACACCCACACCCCGGACGCCGAGGGCGCCGTCGCGATCGGCGGCAACGCCGACTTCACCGGCGGCTTCACCGTCGGCCAGGAGCTGACCGCCGAGCAGGTGGCCGCCCTCCCCGGCGGAAACGCCCTGGTCGTCGCCGGCAACCTGACCGGCACCAACACCCAGGTGATGAAGGGCAACGGCATCTACGGCGGCACCCTCACCGGAGTCGCCGACGCCCACCACGGCAAGGTCGTCAAGGGCGCGTCCCCGATCGACTTCGCGGCCGAGTTCGGCAAGCTGCGCGCCGCCTCCACCGCCCTCGCGGCCGCGCCCGCCACCGCCGGCGCCAAGGCCGAGAGCTCCGGGGCCCGGCTGACCCTCACCGGCACCGACGCCCAGCTCAACACCTTCACCGTCCCCGCCTCGACCCTCCAGGCCGCGAAGGAGGTGTACCTGAACGTCCCGGCCGGCGCCTCGACCATCGTCAACGTCACCGGCGACGGCTACGACATGGCGGCGGCCGGCACCACCGGGTTCTTCCTCTGGGACGCCGCCAAGAAGGGCTACGTCCTCGACGACAAGCTGCAGTCCGCCGCGGGCGGCGCGGTACGCGCCAAACTGCTCTGGAACTTCCCGACCGCCACCAAGGTCGTCAAGAACAGCGCCGCCGCGTGGTCCGGCAGCGTGCTCGCCCCGAACGCCGCCTTCGACCTGGGCAGCGGCGGCCCGGTCAACGGCTCGGTGATCGCCAGGTCGCTCACCGGCAAGGGCGGCGCCGAGACCCACCACTACCCCTTCACCGGCTGCCTGCCGGCGGAGGTGCCCCCGGTCGTCGTCCCGACCACCCCGGGCGTCCCCACCGGCAGCCCCTCGGCGCCGGCCACCCCCGGCACCCCGGGCACCCCCGTCGGGACCTCGCCCGCCGCCACCCCGGGCACCGGCGGCACGCCCGCCCCCTCGCCCAGCGCCACCGGCAGCGCCCCGGCCACCCCGGGCGCCGTCCCGAGGGCGAGCGCCAGCCCCTCGGCCACCCCGAGCACCGGCGGCGGCCTCGCCCTCACCGGCGCGGGCGGCGCCCTGCCGATCGCGCTCGGCGGCCTGGTCGTCCTCGCCGCCGGCGGCGGCATCCTCGTCGCCAGCCGTCGCAGGGCGGCCGGCCGGTCCTGA
- a CDS encoding LAETG motif-containing sortase-dependent surface protein, with protein MARHVRIRGAALAGAAGTAVLLSGVLATGASAHTPAWSVTCDKVTVDLADYSGSKNVKNLVSLTIDGEKVVDQQQFGSGYHQSFTVKAHSAPVSATLVVTTTEQPKNPQWNVTQTKTIAVCATPSPTPTTPTTSPTPSTSPTPTRTATATPSTSAPATVAPTTTSAAPATSAPATSAPATVKAASTTPALAQTGGSGATPIVAAAGGAVVLVGGALLLLSRRRGNRH; from the coding sequence ATGGCGCGACACGTGCGCATTCGCGGCGCGGCGCTCGCCGGCGCCGCCGGCACCGCCGTCCTGCTGTCCGGCGTTCTGGCCACCGGTGCCTCGGCGCACACCCCGGCCTGGTCCGTGACCTGCGACAAGGTCACCGTCGACCTGGCCGACTACAGCGGCAGCAAGAACGTCAAGAACCTGGTGAGCCTGACCATCGACGGCGAGAAGGTGGTGGACCAGCAGCAGTTCGGCAGCGGCTACCACCAGAGCTTCACCGTCAAGGCGCACAGCGCCCCGGTCTCGGCCACCCTGGTCGTCACCACCACGGAACAGCCCAAGAACCCCCAGTGGAACGTGACGCAGACCAAGACCATCGCGGTCTGCGCCACCCCGTCCCCGACCCCCACCACCCCCACCACCTCGCCGACCCCCAGCACCTCGCCGACCCCCACCCGCACCGCCACCGCGACGCCCAGCACCTCGGCCCCGGCCACCGTCGCCCCCACCACCACCTCCGCGGCCCCGGCCACCAGCGCCCCGGCCACCAGCGCCCCCGCCACGGTGAAGGCCGCGAGCACCACCCCGGCCCTGGCCCAGACCGGTGGCAGCGGCGCCACCCCGATCGTCGCCGCAGCCGGCGGCGCCGTCGTCCTGGTCGGCGGCGCCCTGCTGCTGCTCTCCCGCCGCCGGGGCAACCGCCACTGA
- the sufD gene encoding Fe-S cluster assembly protein SufD, with protein MADVNNSTGSTTAGSIEVGTSGAGEKLAGPGTGRASVQQPIDARVTVKPSYDVNDFPVPTGREEDWRFTPLHRLAGLHDGTAAANATGVDKVELGLPDGVTAEQVGRDDARLGKAGKPVDRVAAQAYSSFEQALVVTVPKETVLTEPVKIDVHGEGGTRFAHVVIDVKPFAEAVVVINHTGTGTRAANVELLVGDGAKLTFVSVQDWDRDAVHTAQQTALVGRDASLKSVVVTFGGDVVRIHPRVTYAAPGGEADLFGLYFADAGQHLEHRLVIDHDTPHCRSNVVYKGALQGKDAHAVWVGDVLIRAAAEGTDTYEHNRNLVLTDGARVDSIPNLEIETGEIVGAGHASATGRFDDEQLFYLQARGIPAEEARRLVVRGFFAELVQQIGVAEIQDHLLEKIEAELEANV; from the coding sequence ATGGCTGACGTCAACAACAGCACCGGCTCCACGACCGCCGGGTCCATCGAGGTCGGCACGTCCGGCGCCGGCGAGAAGCTGGCCGGCCCGGGCACCGGCCGCGCGAGCGTCCAGCAGCCGATCGACGCCCGCGTCACGGTCAAGCCCTCGTACGACGTGAACGACTTCCCGGTGCCCACCGGCCGCGAGGAGGACTGGCGGTTCACCCCGCTGCACCGCCTGGCCGGGCTGCACGACGGCACCGCCGCCGCCAACGCCACGGGCGTGGACAAGGTGGAGCTGGGCCTGCCGGACGGCGTCACCGCCGAGCAGGTCGGCCGCGACGACGCGCGTCTGGGCAAGGCCGGCAAGCCGGTCGACCGGGTCGCCGCGCAGGCGTACAGCTCCTTCGAGCAGGCGCTGGTCGTCACCGTCCCCAAGGAGACGGTGCTCACCGAGCCGGTGAAGATCGACGTGCACGGTGAGGGCGGCACCCGTTTCGCCCACGTGGTGATCGACGTCAAGCCGTTCGCCGAGGCCGTCGTGGTGATCAACCACACCGGTACCGGGACCCGGGCCGCCAACGTGGAGCTGCTGGTCGGCGACGGTGCGAAGCTGACCTTCGTCTCGGTCCAGGACTGGGACCGCGACGCGGTGCACACCGCCCAGCAGACCGCGCTGGTCGGCCGGGACGCCTCGCTGAAGTCCGTCGTGGTCACCTTCGGCGGCGACGTCGTCCGGATCCACCCGCGGGTCACCTACGCCGCCCCCGGCGGCGAGGCCGACCTGTTCGGCCTGTACTTCGCGGACGCCGGCCAGCACCTGGAGCACCGTCTGGTCATCGACCACGACACCCCGCACTGCCGCTCCAACGTGGTCTACAAGGGCGCCCTGCAGGGCAAGGACGCGCACGCGGTCTGGGTCGGCGACGTGCTGATCCGCGCCGCCGCCGAGGGCACCGACACCTACGAGCACAACCGCAACCTGGTGCTCACCGACGGCGCCCGGGTCGACTCGATCCCGAACCTGGAGATCGAGACCGGCGAGATCGTCGGCGCCGGCCACGCCTCGGCGACCGGCCGCTTCGACGACGAGCAGCTCTTCTACCTGCAGGCGCGCGGCATCCCGGCCGAGGAGGCCCGTCGCCTGGTGGTCCGCGGCTTCTTCGCGGAGCTGGTCCAGCAGATCGGCGTCGCCGAGATCCAGGACCACCTGCTGGAGAAGATCGAGGCCGAGCTGGAAGCGAACGTCTGA
- a CDS encoding heme o synthase, with the protein MTAVESRPAGVTGATHAHRPFGARVGAFVALTKPRIIELLLITTVPVMFLAQRGVPDPLLVLAVVVGGYLSAGGANALNMYIDRDIDAVMSRTERRPLVTGMVSPREALLFGIALAVGSTLWLGLLVNWLSSALALTALLFYVFVYTLGLKRRTAQNIVWGGIAGCMPVFVGWAAVDNSVSWSALVLFLVIFFWTPPHYWPLSMKVKDDYAKAGVPMLPVIKGNLAVAKQIVAYSWVMVAVSLALWPLADTSLLYPVAAVVLGAAWLKEAHGLYARAKAGVVGAKLKEMRLFHWSITYLTLLFVVIAVDPFLR; encoded by the coding sequence GTGACCGCCGTCGAATCCCGCCCCGCCGGGGTCACCGGTGCGACGCATGCGCACCGGCCGTTCGGGGCCCGTGTCGGCGCGTTCGTCGCCCTGACCAAGCCCCGGATCATCGAGCTGCTGCTGATCACCACCGTGCCGGTGATGTTCCTGGCGCAGCGCGGTGTGCCGGACCCGCTGCTGGTGCTCGCGGTGGTCGTCGGCGGCTACCTCTCGGCCGGCGGCGCCAACGCCCTGAACATGTACATCGACCGGGACATCGACGCGGTGATGTCGCGCACCGAGCGCCGTCCGCTGGTGACCGGCATGGTCTCGCCGCGGGAGGCGCTGCTCTTCGGCATCGCGCTGGCGGTCGGCTCGACGCTCTGGCTGGGACTGCTGGTCAACTGGCTGTCCTCCGCGCTCGCCCTGACCGCTCTCCTGTTCTACGTGTTCGTCTACACGCTCGGGCTGAAGCGGCGGACGGCCCAGAACATCGTCTGGGGCGGCATCGCCGGCTGCATGCCGGTGTTCGTCGGCTGGGCGGCCGTCGACAACTCGGTCTCCTGGTCCGCGCTGGTGCTCTTCCTGGTGATCTTCTTCTGGACGCCGCCGCACTACTGGCCGCTGTCGATGAAGGTCAAGGACGACTACGCCAAGGCCGGCGTGCCGATGCTGCCGGTGATCAAGGGCAACCTGGCCGTGGCCAAGCAGATCGTCGCCTACTCCTGGGTGATGGTGGCCGTCTCGCTGGCGCTCTGGCCGCTGGCCGACACCAGCCTGCTCTACCCCGTTGCCGCGGTGGTGCTCGGCGCCGCCTGGCTGAAGGAGGCGCACGGCCTGTACGCCCGGGCCAAGGCCGGCGTGGTGGGCGCCAAGCTCAAGGAGATGCGGCTGTTCCACTGGTCGATCACCTACCTGACCCTGCTCTTCGTGGTCATCGCGGTCGACCCCTTCCTGCGCTAG
- a CDS encoding helix-turn-helix transcriptional regulator, translating into MRERNQQQEAESAPGCAVPETAAEVLLEGHRATRDRVARSILDHGPSSAADLASRLGLTAAAVRRHLDGLAAAGLVESREQRVYGSRGRGRPAKVFGLTESGRDAFYQAYDQLAADALRWISDAVGGGKAGEEAVAAFARARFGKQGERYLGALEQASADQRTEALAQALSADGYAATVRRVPSAAASNSPAGAQLCQHHCPVAHIAEQFPQLCEAETEFFSQLLGTHVQRLATIAHGDGVCTTYVPASGAASSSAKPRTPGAVPTAGTPLTDPEPASARRNLA; encoded by the coding sequence ATGCGGGAACGGAACCAGCAGCAGGAGGCCGAGTCGGCCCCCGGCTGTGCCGTGCCCGAAACGGCGGCCGAGGTGCTGCTGGAGGGCCACCGGGCCACCCGTGACCGGGTCGCCCGTTCGATCCTGGACCACGGCCCCTCCTCCGCCGCCGACCTGGCGAGCCGGCTCGGCCTCACGGCCGCCGCCGTCCGCCGGCACCTGGACGGCCTGGCCGCCGCCGGTCTGGTCGAGTCCCGCGAGCAGCGGGTCTACGGCAGCCGGGGCCGGGGCCGTCCGGCCAAGGTGTTCGGTCTCACCGAGTCCGGCCGGGACGCCTTCTACCAGGCGTACGACCAGCTCGCCGCCGACGCACTGCGCTGGATCTCCGACGCGGTGGGCGGCGGCAAGGCGGGCGAGGAGGCGGTCGCCGCCTTCGCCCGGGCCCGTTTCGGCAAGCAGGGCGAGAGATACCTCGGAGCGCTGGAGCAGGCCTCGGCCGACCAGCGGACCGAGGCGCTCGCGCAGGCCCTGAGCGCCGACGGGTACGCTGCCACCGTGCGGCGGGTGCCGTCCGCGGCGGCGTCGAACAGCCCGGCGGGCGCTCAGCTCTGCCAGCACCACTGCCCGGTCGCGCACATCGCCGAGCAGTTCCCGCAGCTCTGCGAGGCGGAGACCGAGTTCTTCTCCCAGCTCCTGGGCACCCATGTGCAACGGCTGGCCACGATCGCCCACGGCGACGGGGTCTGCACCACCTATGTGCCGGCATCCGGTGCCGCATCGTCGTCCGCGAAGCCGCGGACGCCCGGTGCAGTGCCGACTGCCGGTACGCCACTCACTGATCCGGAACCTGCGTCCGCGCGGAGGAACCTCGCATGA
- a CDS encoding bifunctional 3-phenylpropionate/cinnamic acid dioxygenase ferredoxin subunit, whose protein sequence is MSFLRACSLSDLAEDEPKRVDLNGVPVAIVRTEGEVFAINDICSHANVSLSEGEVEDCMIECWLHGSSFDLRSGKPSGLPATKPVPVYPVKIEGDDVLVSVNQES, encoded by the coding sequence ATGAGCTTTCTCCGCGCCTGTTCGCTCAGCGACCTGGCCGAGGACGAGCCCAAGCGTGTGGACCTCAACGGTGTCCCGGTCGCGATCGTCCGTACCGAGGGCGAGGTGTTCGCGATCAACGACATCTGCTCGCACGCCAACGTGTCGCTCTCGGAGGGCGAGGTCGAGGACTGCATGATCGAGTGCTGGCTGCACGGCTCCAGCTTCGACCTGCGCTCCGGCAAGCCCTCGGGCCTGCCCGCCACCAAGCCGGTCCCTGTCTACCCCGTAAAGATCGAAGGGGACGATGTGCTCGTCTCCGTCAACCAGGAGTCCTGA
- a CDS encoding ABC transporter ATP-binding protein — protein MHADPDRPQPAVEIAGLVKRYGDKTAVDGLDLVVERGGITAVLGPNGAGKTTTVETCEGYHRPDAGSVRVLGLDPVTQGALLRPRIGVMLQSGGVYAGARAVEMLRHTAKLHADPLDVPELVERLGLGSCGRTTYRRLSGGQQQRLALAMAVVGRPELVFLDEPTAGLDPQARRATWDLVRDLRRDGVTVVVTTHHMDEAEQLADQVAVVDHGKVIATGTPDELCRGGAEDSLRFDGPAGLDLGSLLKVLPDGAAVAEPTPGNYRVEAPVDPRLLATVTTWCAASGILPERLTVQRRSLEDVFLDLTGRDLRS, from the coding sequence ATGCACGCAGACCCCGACCGCCCGCAGCCCGCAGTCGAGATCGCCGGGCTGGTCAAGCGCTACGGCGACAAGACCGCGGTGGACGGCCTCGACCTCGTCGTCGAACGCGGCGGGATCACCGCGGTGCTCGGCCCCAACGGCGCCGGCAAGACCACCACCGTGGAAACCTGCGAGGGCTACCACCGCCCCGACGCCGGCAGCGTCCGCGTCCTCGGCCTCGACCCGGTCACCCAGGGCGCCCTGCTCCGCCCCCGGATCGGCGTGATGCTCCAGTCCGGCGGCGTGTACGCCGGCGCCCGCGCCGTCGAGATGCTCCGGCACACCGCCAAACTGCACGCCGACCCGCTGGACGTCCCCGAACTGGTCGAACGCCTCGGCCTCGGCTCCTGCGGCCGCACCACCTACCGCCGGCTCTCCGGCGGCCAGCAGCAGCGCCTCGCCCTCGCCATGGCCGTGGTCGGCCGCCCCGAACTCGTCTTCCTCGACGAGCCGACCGCCGGCCTCGACCCGCAGGCCCGCCGCGCCACCTGGGACCTCGTCCGCGACCTGCGCCGGGACGGCGTCACCGTGGTCGTCACCACCCACCACATGGACGAGGCCGAACAGCTCGCCGACCAGGTCGCCGTCGTCGACCACGGCAAGGTCATCGCCACCGGCACCCCCGACGAACTCTGCCGCGGCGGCGCCGAGGACAGCCTGCGCTTCGACGGCCCCGCCGGCCTCGACCTCGGCTCCCTGCTCAAGGTGCTCCCCGACGGCGCCGCCGTCGCCGAACCCACCCCCGGCAACTACCGCGTCGAAGCACCCGTCGACCCCCGGCTGCTCGCCACCGTCACCACCTGGTGCGCGGCCTCCGGCATCCTGCCGGAACGGCTGACGGTGCAGCGCCGCAGCCTCGAAGACGTCTTCCTCGACCTGACCGGACGGGACCTCCGCTCGTGA
- a CDS encoding GNAT family N-acetyltransferase: MQDVTLEPWTEGDLGLLRLINSPEMTEHLGGPETEQQLLDRHRRYVELPGTGRGRMFTVRLGADPDGPAAGSIGFWETVWRGEKVYETGWSVLPGFQGRGVAVAAARAVIGAVRAEDRHRELHAFPSVGNPASNAICRRAGFTLLDECGFEYPKGTFMRCNDWCLDLTVHG; the protein is encoded by the coding sequence ATGCAGGACGTGACGCTGGAGCCCTGGACCGAGGGGGACCTCGGACTGCTGCGCCTGATCAACTCGCCGGAGATGACCGAGCACCTGGGCGGCCCGGAGACCGAGCAGCAGCTGCTCGACCGGCACCGGCGCTACGTGGAGCTGCCGGGCACCGGCCGCGGGCGGATGTTCACCGTCCGGCTCGGGGCGGATCCTGACGGTCCGGCGGCCGGGAGCATCGGCTTCTGGGAGACCGTCTGGCGCGGCGAGAAGGTCTACGAGACCGGCTGGAGCGTCCTGCCCGGGTTCCAGGGCCGGGGAGTCGCGGTGGCCGCCGCACGGGCCGTGATCGGCGCGGTGCGGGCCGAGGATCGGCACCGGGAACTGCACGCCTTCCCCTCGGTCGGCAACCCCGCCTCCAACGCGATCTGCCGCCGGGCCGGCTTCACCCTGCTCGACGAATGCGGGTTCGAGTACCCGAAGGGCACCTTCATGCGCTGCAACGACTGGTGCCTCGACCTCACGGTGCACGGGTGA
- the sufB gene encoding Fe-S cluster assembly protein SufB → MTDIVSHPELEGLGTYEYGWSDPDAAGAAAKRGLSEEVVRDISSKKSESEWMLNLRLKGLKLFGKKPMPTWGSDLTGIDFDNIKYFVRSTEKQAESWEDLPADIKATYDKLGIPEAEKQRLVAGVAAQYESEVVYHQINEELEAQGVIFMDTDTALKEHPEIFEEYFGTVIPAGDNKFAALNTAVWSGGSFIYVPKGVHVEIPLQAYFRINTENMGQFERTLIIVDEDAYVHYVEGCTAPIYSSDSLHSAVVEIIVKKGGRCRYTTIQNWSNNVYNLVTKRAVAYEGATMEWIDGNIGSKVTMKYPAVYLMGEHAKGETLSIAFAGEGQHQDAGAKMVHMAPNTSSNIVSKSVARGGGRTSYRGLIEIGEGSKGAKSNVLCDALLVDTISRSDTYPYVDVREDDVSMGHEATVSKVSEDQLFYLMSRGMTEFEAMAMIVRGFVEPIARELPMEYALELNRLIELQMEGSVG, encoded by the coding sequence ATGACTGACATCGTTTCGCACCCGGAGCTCGAAGGCCTGGGCACCTACGAGTACGGCTGGTCGGACCCGGACGCGGCCGGCGCCGCGGCCAAGCGCGGCCTCAGCGAAGAGGTCGTGCGCGACATCTCCTCGAAGAAGTCCGAGTCCGAGTGGATGCTGAACCTGCGTCTCAAGGGCCTGAAGCTCTTCGGCAAGAAGCCCATGCCGACCTGGGGCTCCGACCTCACCGGCATCGACTTCGACAACATCAAGTACTTCGTGCGGTCGACCGAGAAGCAGGCGGAGTCCTGGGAGGACCTGCCCGCCGACATCAAGGCGACCTACGACAAGCTGGGCATCCCGGAGGCGGAGAAGCAGCGCCTGGTCGCCGGTGTCGCCGCGCAGTACGAGTCCGAGGTGGTCTACCACCAGATCAACGAAGAGCTCGAGGCTCAGGGTGTGATCTTCATGGACACGGACACCGCGCTCAAGGAGCACCCGGAGATCTTCGAGGAGTACTTCGGCACGGTCATCCCGGCCGGCGACAACAAGTTCGCCGCGCTGAACACGGCCGTGTGGTCCGGCGGGTCCTTCATCTACGTCCCCAAGGGCGTCCACGTGGAGATCCCGCTGCAGGCCTACTTCCGGATCAACACCGAGAACATGGGCCAGTTCGAGCGGACGCTGATCATCGTCGACGAGGACGCCTACGTCCACTACGTCGAGGGCTGCACCGCGCCGATCTACTCCTCGGACTCGCTGCACAGCGCCGTGGTGGAGATCATCGTCAAGAAGGGCGGCCGCTGCCGCTACACGACGATCCAGAACTGGTCGAACAACGTCTACAACCTGGTCACCAAGCGCGCCGTGGCGTACGAGGGCGCGACCATGGAGTGGATCGACGGCAACATCGGTTCCAAGGTCACCATGAAGTACCCGGCCGTCTACCTGATGGGCGAGCACGCCAAGGGCGAGACGCTGTCGATCGCCTTCGCCGGCGAGGGCCAGCACCAGGACGCCGGCGCCAAGATGGTCCACATGGCGCCGAACACCTCCTCGAACATCGTCTCCAAGTCGGTGGCCCGCGGCGGCGGCCGCACCTCGTACCGCGGCCTGATCGAGATCGGCGAGGGCTCCAAGGGCGCCAAGTCCAACGTGCTCTGCGACGCGCTGCTGGTGGACACCATCTCCCGGTCGGACACCTACCCGTACGTGGACGTCCGCGAGGACGACGTGTCGATGGGCCACGAGGCCACCGTCTCCAAGGTCAGCGAGGACCAGCTCTTCTACCTGATGAGCCGGGGCATGACCGAGTTCGAGGCGATGGCGATGATCGTCCGTGGCTTCGTCGAGCCGATCGCCCGTGAGCTCCCGATGGAGTACGCGCTGGAGCTGAACCGGCTGATCGAGCTGCAGATGGAGGGCTCCGTCGGCTGA